TTCAAACCTCTATGTCAGTTTTATGTGTTTATCATCACCTgctcctttctcttttgcttcagtGTTGGATGAAATGCCCAAACAGGTGAAAACAACTTGCATCAGACTAAAGAATGAAAGCAACTCTACAGGAAATGCTGTCAAGGACAGGGAGACAGTTTTTAGTCCTCTTTCATTcacaaaatctgcttttgagTAATGGTAAACAACAGTTCAgattaagttatttttaaattcacttaCAGCAGCCTTTCTAAATGCTGTAAAATACACTGATTTCTTTAAGTTTTCACTTTACAGGTAACTTAAGATTTTGTACAGACTTGTATAATTCTTATTGCAAGCATCCATAGCATACTAAAGCATTGTCTAGGAAGatgtaaaactgattttgcaACACTAAGTATAAATACACAAAAGAATTCACTgcaatataaatatgtattttttccatacTTAAGtttcaaaagcataaaaaaatagaaatcctCTTCTACACTTCTAGAGATGAGATACTAAGCTCAAAAGACCATGTCTAAAATTGACAGGATTTAATAACTGAACTGAGTAAACCAAGGTAACTGCTGCAAATCCAATAAACTATGAGAATCACGCACTAAAATGAGTCCATACCGTGAttcaagctaagaaaaaaaaaagatacttaacCACAAAACTGGCCTGCATTTTTGTAGCTTGAAATATTAGGAGATGATGAATCTACCAACATACAAACACCTATGGCATACccaacaggctgaagaaagactAGTCAGAAGAACTAggtgtggggtggggtttttttttgtttcagtttttgtttgtttttttttaatacagaaactaTAATGGTGTGATTTGTATCCTCTTTAATAAAGTGtgcaaattaattttccataCAGCATTCTGCCAAGCAGTTCATTTTTAACATCTCTTATTTCAAGACagagagaagattaaaaaaaataaaaaatcatgcaTACTGGGGAAATAAAGGTTACATTTTCAAAGAAGATACACTCCAAACTGTCTATATTTAAAAGGCCATGTCCTGATAACAGGCATAGAAAGAGCTGCAAATGGTGTTCTAAAAACTGAACAGGGCTAAAGACTTACAGATACTGGCATGTCTTTAAAGGCAATTATATACAGGTTTAAGGAAAGCTGGGAGTTAATCTAAACAAGGTATTACATGGGTCAGATGTTTTTTCAAAGGCACACTAAATGGAATTTTACAGCTTCTTCACTGGCCCAATTATGTCATCACTTAGTTCTTTCTCCTACCTTTTCCCTTGCCAGGTCTAGAATCTCTTGGGATGTATTGATATAAATCTTCAGTGATATATGTTTGCGTCCACACgacacagagagagaaatgggGATTTTATACATACCTATTTACAGTATACCTACTTCTTAAATGTTTATGTACTTTTACAATACACTACCCTTCACCTCCTGTAAAAGGAGGGAATAATCTAACAAACAGGCAAAAAACTCTCCAGAGAACTCTGGTTAGAGACATCCGATGGCCAGAGAAGTGAGGAGCCAAGCAAAATAACAGCATTATCTTGCACTACCTTTAGTGAGTGATGAGGTCTAAGCTCCAGACTGAGAGAAGTTCCAGTCAATATCACAATATAAATAAAACCTTGCCCTGAGATCCCCTGGAAGCGGAAACAGAAGCAATCTCACTAAGTTTTTAGTGTTACAGACAGATACACAGGGAGAAGTGCTGCTGTAAATTATCTAATTGTACACAAAAGTGACCTGACCACTACTGCCATGCAAAAACCACAATTATTTTTGGTCTCCATTTAAGAGAGTCATATCCTGCTCTGCATAAAGAATCTAAATGATTTTCCAAATGCAGCTAAACAAAAGTGTAGTCTACCTGGAGATGACAGATTGAACAAAGACGCAATGTGCACGGGAGAAGAAAGGATATGATCTTTGCCTAGCCAAATAACAGAGGAAGAAGGTATTTCTGGCTATTGTTACCCTGAGGGATTTAAACATTCTGGAAAAGCTACCAATCATGACAAACAGCTAACATATGCTCTTAAAATCAGGGTACAGTCACATGCTAGATGTCATTTTACAAAATACTGAGTATCACTGAGATATCTCTTACTTAGCTAAGATCCCCTGAAAgcttagggggtttttttcattggttggttaaaaaaaaaaaatatcaccaaaaacaaaccaccaaacacaaACAGGACCCATGAAGAGAAGGATTAGTGTCCTGTTTTAGAAAGATTgaaggaaggaaaaccaaaaaacatttctgacaaaATTGACTGCTAGTAGCATAATGGTGACACCGTGGGCTTTAACACCTCAATCTGTCTTCTACCACCTTCACGTACTTACTGACTAAAAAACATAATCAGAATGAAACAGTGTTGGAACTTGTCTTCTAGCACTCCTGGAAGACAAGCTGCTACTCATTATAGCTCTCTGGCATCTTAGAAAGATGTGATGAAAGCCACTAAGGCAGTCAACACCTCATGATCAACATAATCAGAGACTGCTGATAGAGTTAGTATTTTCAGTATTAAGAAAAGACTCCAACCTCTCCCAGCAACCCgttttattaatattctttttaataagGTTTGGCCACTGATATTACTCCTCATTTAAGTTATGGCACCAAGAAGATAAATTTAAGTACTTCACCTCCCATTGCTATGGCATTTTTCCCACCTCGTAAGCGTTTAGTGTTTTGTCTCTTCACCTGAGtctcagtatttcttttctaGCATTCTTTTCTGTCCTCTCCCACATTCTCAAGGCAGGTTATCTACCTTAAAATTACTCCTCCCATTAACTTAGCTTCATCTTAGACAAGGAGTTCTTTGGGAGAACCACCAGAGTCTTCCTGTCCATTTGTAAATGCGTATCACAAGAGGTCCTCAATACAGTGAGGAATTTCCACACATAATTAGTATCAAACAATTACACGTTGAAACTGCTGTTCAGATTACTTCAGCCTGCACATGCAAGGACCTTTCACAACTGACACAGCTTCTCTGCACACAGTGTCAAAGAAATGAGACTATTCACATGCACGTGCCATTAAGATCAGTCAGTGGTCATTTATTTCAAAAGGTGAAGGTGGGAAAACGTGCAGTTTCTTACTCTGAGTGCACAGAATCAGTGTACCAGATTCAAGGCTCGCCACCCCTCCACAGGCCTGAGCGGCTCTCACAATGGAGTAACGCTTTGAAGCAAAACCACCAAGACCAAAAGTGCCTCAAGTTCAATTTAAAGAGCCACAATGGTGTTGCTGAATCTCCCTTTTCCCACCATACTCATTTGCCTACAGCGTCTCTTGGCTGTCAAAAAGAGAAGGCTTCTACATACACCACAGGCTCACAACTGGTTCAACCTGAGTAAAGTTAATACTTGAAAAAGAGAAGCTGAGGCAGGATGAAGTCTAggcttgtggaaaaaaaaaatctacctaagaataaatattaattatttcaGTATAATAAATAATCTAAACTACAATCACCACTAGCATACCCACATTCCACAGTATTCTTTTGTCTTCCTCTATACAATGGGAATATACACACTGTCACAGATTGTTAAACACAATTTACCCACACAGTAGTTTCAGAGCATAATCAATACAACCCACCCCCTCAagagaaaaacaagtattttaatatAATACCTACATGCGCTGGGAcctgagaaaagaaatatttgtaattagACAAACACATCACACCGCTTCATTTCATAGGATGGCTGTAACAAGACCTGCAAGTTAGTGCAAATCGAAATATCAGACAGTCTATCTTTTAATAAAGTTACAGGCAGTCTTACCTCTCATCCTCACCATCTACTCCGAGAGGCGTTGTCAATGGCAGCACCTTCAGCGGAAAGAGGGAAGCAGAAGATGGCATGTTGCTGCTACCACCATCTGAAACGGCTGATGCTCCAACGCCACTCTCGCCACTGGCAGCTTGAGGTAAACCCACTAAGGAAGGTTCTGTGGGGCGTCTGCCGTCTTCAGTTTGGCTTACAATTGACTGAGCTAGTGATTGTGCGGGGAACTGGGTAGAGCTTAGCGGTATCTGCTGTGGCACACTCTGTGCCACTGGCATACCTATACTTGTTGATATCAAGGGGGGCTGACTAACACTTTGAGCCAAATTCCCATTCTGCACAGCCGAAGCTTGTGCCATACTCTGTGGCTGTCCCAAACCTATAGAAGCAGAAGGTATGCCAGGAGGCACAGCTGAACCAGCTTGACTTGGTGCAGGAACAGTACTAGCAGAAGGTATAGGGCTAACCGCAGGCAGCTGCTGGCCAGTCATCCCCTGGACTACAGATTCCACCCCTTGTGCCTGCGGCTGTACAGGTAACAAGGTGTTTTGCTGAGCAATGACCATTTGCTGAGGAAGGCCTGAAGCGCTAGCCTGCAATCCCTGCTGCATTATTCCTGTCTGCACAGGCTGCACTACTTGTGAAGATGGAGGAGCAGCCGTTGACGGCATAACTGGAGGTGGAATTTGGTTTGCAGCAGATGGTGGTTGCACCACAGCGGCTACGCTTCCTTGCTGCCCAACATTCAGCATTTGACCACTGGTACCTACACCTGGTATCGCTGCTGGAGCATGTGCAACAGGCTGAGCCGGGGCAGCGGCTGGATGTGCTTGTACGGAAGGCTGCATGCTCTGTGCCTGGGCAACAGGAACCGGTTGCCCTGCTCCCACCCCTGCAGAACTAGGCTGCATGGCAGGGGCTGGAGTTTGAAGGATCTGCTGATGTTGAATGTAGTCTGGCATAGCCCCTGTAACGGAGTTTTGGTTCACCGGCTTAACGTGACCTGCGGCCATCTGCGTAGGAACtgtctgttgctgctgctgttgctgttgtccATActgcaactgctgctgctgtacaACTGGCAAAGTCTGCGCCGGCTGAGAATACGGTAGCTGCTGTTGAGCCATGCTTTGAATGGCAGGTTGCTGGTGGCCCAGGGATGGGGATACACCTAGGATATTAACTGGGGCTGGCTGAACCCCAGTAACAGTGGTTAGACTGGCCTGTGCAGGAGGTTGGACCCCTGGCTTCTGCTGTGGATAGTTTACTTCTTGAGAATGCAGCTGGACTTGTGCAAGCTGTGATTGAGAAACACTCTGTGGTATACTAGATGCTGGAATTGCCGGAGGAGCAGCGCTGCTAAAATCCATCTGCTGCGGACCCACACCTTGAAACGCTTGCTGCTGTACCACAGTAGGTGCTCCCATTTCTCCACTTCCCACACTTTCTGTATAGTGACTCAGTGTGCTTACATTGCTGCTAACAGAACTCCCACTGGTGCTCTCCCTTTCAGAAGTCACTTCAAGCGGGTTTTGTTTTATCGTCTCTACTGCTTTGTTTACTGCTACTCCTTCTGAAACTGCAACAGTGTTTTCTTTATCATAGAATTCAGTGCATGTCCATCTACCTTTTTTGAAAGGTTCAGAACTAGAATCTAATTTTACAACCCTAAACCTTGACGTGCCAGatgcaggctgctgctggcttGATCCCACTGCCATTCCTGCAGCTGGATTAGTAACATTGTTAATGACACTAGAGGAAGCACTCGTACCATTGCCAACACCACTCAAGATATTCACATTGCTGCTAGTTCCAGACAAAGCATTTACGTTACCAGTACTCGTGATGTTGCTTAAATTTATAGTACCAAGCATGCTGCTTGCCACACTAGAACTACCACCACCCATATTATTTAAGGTACTAGTTCCAGTAGCAGGACTTACACCTAAATTGCCAGGAGTACTTGTAGTGCGGATATTAGACACGACAGGTGCTGGGGAACCAGTGGATGATGCAGCAGAAACTGGTGCAGTTGATATAACATTGTCAGAGCTTCCAGTTGTTGATAGTTTCCTAAACGATGGACTGGGCGGTGGTCCTCCAGAAATTGGGGCACTGCCCACCCCAGGATGCGATGGATGATGGTGTCCatgatggtggtggtgaagaTGGTGGTGGTGATGAACGTGATGAGGGTGAACACTTCCATTGATCACAACACTCTGCTGTGGGTGATGAGGCAGAGGAGCATGCTGCTGAGGAATATGAGGCTGGTTAGGAGAAACAGCCCCTGGAGTCTCTGCCTCTTGGAAGTTATTTAAAGTCTCTTCAGAGGAGCTCCTCTCAGGTTCTCCCAAGTCAGTGGCCCTGGATAAAGAAACATCCAAGATTTCTGAAGACGACAGGTCTTCAGTGTGGGACTCATCCAGGTCATCGTAGCTTTCTGTATCTTCAGCTATGCTGTTATTAGAGCTCATGCTAGCTGATATTTGAGCAGGGGTCACACTGGTAATTTGGAagccacttttctttttcatttgagcTCCAGTCTGTGCAAGAGGCTGTGGCTGGAGCTGAGACTGCGAGAGGAGGTTCAGGCTTTGTGGAGGAGGGGGTGTCGGCTGTGGACCCGCTGATGAAGATGCTGCAGGAGATGGAGGCGGCGGCTGGACCAGCAAAGGCGGCTGATAATCCTCGGCGGAGAGGGCAGCACTCCCAACGCCGGTACCTGGTGCAGTGGGAGCAGTAACGCAGCTGCTGccgctgctactgctgctgcccCTTCTAGGAAACATTGCCGGGTGCGCCATCTTCCTAGCACTAATGTCTGCGGCTGAGTCAGGCTGGTGCATTGTATCGGGTGTATTTTAAGAGTGCAATCCCCCGGtatggagagagacagacacacacacacacacggttaGCTTTGCGCTCACGGCAGGGCAGAGAGACACCACGcacaacccacccaccccccctccccggctcccgcagagcacgggctgaggcgccTCGGCACCGCCGCtaaccacccccctcccctcctcctcctcctcctcccctccgaGACAGGGAGGGGGCGAGGACCGGTCCTCTGCCGCCTCTAGATTAGCGCCTCTGAATGTGACACTTTCAATCCTCCGCCATtcactttctttctcccttccccccccctccccatttttttttttttttttttttcggatttccaccaccacccccctcctcGACCGCCCCACCACCACCTACCCCTCTCCCCAGCAGGGGGGTGGGCAACGGGCGGAGGAAATGCCCGCGGTAGCCGGCCGGCTCCGGGGACGAGCCCCTTTCCTCCCCGCGGCTGAGCCGGGCGCCGCGGCTCGCCGGCAGCCGGCAGAACCGCCCTCcccacggccgccgccgccgccaccaccgggCCGCCGCCTGCTCGACGGCTGGGCGAGGGCAACCGGCGGGCCCTCAGGGCAGCCCGGCGAGGCGGACGGCGCCCCTCGCCATCCCCGCTGTAGTAGTAGGAGGAGGAGAGCGCAGATACGTACAGGACTGGCACACAGCAGGGCGGCAGCGGCAGGCTGAGCCGGGCAGGCACATCCCCGTCAGTGGCAGCCATGGAGCTGAATCATTTTGGGTAGTAAAGAGACGAAataaggagggaagaaaagcagcagcagcagcccgaCAAGAGAGTCCatgaaaaggagggagggaggaaggggggagccAGCCAGGcagcctctctctcctccctctgtgTCTGGCTGTCTCTGGAGGAGGCTCCGCTCCGCAcgctcttccttccccctccgcctcctcccccTTTATAACAGGCGGCACCCGCTCTTCCTCCGCAGAACCGCGCACCGGGATCGAGCCCTCCTCCCGCCTGCGCCCGTCTGCCCCGTCCTTTCTTCCCCCCGGGTTCTCTCCCGGCTTCCCTGCCGCCGCGGAGTCTCTGCCGGCCCCGTCTCCTCACGGAGCCGCGGGAGGAGGGCGCTGCGCGGggctgcaagggggggggggggcggggggggggaggggaatagcTCGCCAAAGGGGAGGGCAGGCGAGAGACAACGTAAGATGGCGGCCGCCGCGCACGCGCGCCCCGCTGGCAGACATAAAGCCTGTCTGGCCGAGGCTGACGGAAATAGGCTCGGCTTCGCCTGGCGGAAATTGCCGAGCGGCGCCGAACCCGAggatgggggaggaagggaagggggggggggggggtgttctccGGGTTGGGGAGGGGGCGTTCTCCGGGTTGGGGAGGGGGCGCAGGGCTGTGGCCATGGCGGGCGGGCTGCTCGTGTCGTCTgtgtgcctcccccccccccaggtgccccTCTCTGCCTCTTCTTCGGGCCCGCAGCATGACTGTGCCTCACATgacccgccgccgcctccctccccctctccgTTGCAGATTTATTCAAGTTATTCATCACCTTCTCCCGCCCCTCCTCGGTCCAGAATATTCCTGCCCATTCCTTCTCCCCTTCGCATGGGGAAAACGGAGGCgctttgcttttggggggggggggggtcgcctTCCCCTTTGTGCCCCCGGCGGCTTGCCTCCCCCTCACACACAGCCGTGGCGAGGGTCGCGGCGGGTGACTCTCCTCACGCCGTGAAatggccgccccccccccccccccccctccaggcgCAGTTCCCCGCTCGGGCGGGGGGGAAGGCTGCCGGGGTGAGCTCTGAGGCGGCGAAACGGTATCGGGGACACAGGGCAGAGATGGGGAAGGGGAACGACGCCCGGAGGCAGCTGGGTCAGGTGAGATGGTTCCTCGGCATTCGCAAGCGacacgggtgggtgggtgggtgtgtgtgtggaggagCCTCTGATGAGGGCTTGAGAGGAAACGCGCCGAAGCGCTGCTCCAAAAATGATGCCGTTCAAAGGTGTTTTTAAGTTACTAAACGGAATTGAGGTGAAATCCACCAGCCTTCCCTTGATGTTTCAGTGCTGGCGAAGAAAGACCGTGTGGCCCTTCTTGGAGCCAGGTGGCAAAGCTCGACGGGCACGGCATGGCTGCTCCAGCTCTCCCCGTCCCAAACAGAGCTTCTCCTCCTCGTGGAGCAACGACCGTCTGATCTCTGAAGATTCTCCTTCCAGGAAAACCTCCAGGAGATTTTCCTTCACGTCCTTGCAGCTGCCAGCGTGCACAGAGCTGCCCAGCAGGTAGACGGGTACCTCATGGCCACACAAGTCTGACAGGTTGACACCATCACGGAGGGTCCCACCGGCAGGCCCCTCTCCAGGAACGCTTTCCGCAATAAAATTGGGCATCCTGCTTCCCTACGGAGAGGGGGACAGGTTCTCTCCCCCTTTTCTCCACCAGCCTGGTGGTAGGGTGTGCGTAAGTGCCCAGAGAGCTGCTCGCCTTCCCACCTTGCACGTCCTTGTCTCCAAACACGGGCATCCGTGAGCGGGTGGAGGTGTCCCAAATTGCCGCTTTGAAGTTGGTCTGGTTTGCATGGAATAATAAAACATTCGCAAGACTTGACTGGCTCAGGCTAATTCTGTCACCTGACTATGAAGACCGCTGGTTAGGACAGTCAGCAGGgcacaggggaaaaaacaggGCTTGGTGTTTGCTGCAGTGAATATTTAAGCACATCATGAAGAGTAGTAGAGCTTGAACGGGAGGAAAGTTGTGAGAGTCCAAGGTATTATATCATATAGCTGAGTCATTAGAGAGTTCTTGTGGGAGATGTAAATGTTAGTTCCTTCAGGCAGAGAGGAGATTTGAGTCTCCCATGTTCGGCGTGTGGCGTTTAATCACTGAGGTACTAAAAAAGCTCCATTTTGTGAAAAGGATGAGGATTCAAGGTCACACACGCAGTGCGAGTTTTTGCTGCCTGTTCCTGGATTTCACCCTTCCATCTTGCTTCTCCCTGTTAACCTAGCTTATCTAGCGCTCAGTCAgtgtggggacaggggtggctttGAGAAAATCCCACCTTTTGCAGCCTCATTCCTTTTATGTCTGGAATGCAGACATTCAGCTCGGGTCTCCAGGTATCTAAAAGGTAGACTTGCAACCCTTGCTCCTTCTGTGGCTCTAGGACGCTGCCTGTATACACGCACTATGAAATCACTGACGTGTGAGTAAATAGGATTCTGCCTTTTCTGAGAGCAagacaatattattttttaaaactgataATCTGGTGGAACAGCTTGGAGACCATGCTACCCACACGTGAGCTCCCTGCAGGAAGGAGCCTCTGTGTAACCCTCACAGATTTCAGGAAAGATCACAAAGGTGCCCACAATCTGTCTACATCTTGATGCAACACTAAGGCCTTATATGTGTCTTTAATGAGATACTCGCGTATGTAAACATTTTGGAGATGAGAGCCCAAGGTTGCAAGCCAACTTCGATTATAAATTCCTCTTCTGTTTATAACTTTCCCAGAACAATTTCCTTGAGGAATTAAGTCTTCTGTAAGAAGTTGTAGCTCAAAGATGATTTTTTGAACGTTTGAACAAAGTCCAACTACTTTTAAAGCACATAGGCTATGAAAACCGATGAATCTGTTTCTAACCTTAAAAATTTGTGCAAAAGTGACTCAAAAAGGATTGAGCTGTAAAGTTTGTATGCACCTAATAGACATCAACAAgtctgaaaaagaattaaaacagtaGTATTGTCATTGGTTAGATGTTTGCTTTTACCCACGCTAACTAACTTCTATTAATTTTGAATAGTTCTTAAGTCTTTTGGGCTATAAATTTCTTTGTACAGCATGTGAAACAGTTCTCTAAATTGGGTCCATGTAGTTCTCTTCTTACAcaagagaaactgaagaaaaaatgaaatttaggtAACAGTGTTAACTTACGTGCACAATGTGGTCACCGGTCAGTTGACAGTCCAAATGTTGGTCTAGACTAGACAAAGCACATCTGAAGTGGcatgtttgaaattaattttttaaatgcatttcataaatatgaacattttcatggtacacctttttttctttccttatccaTTTTCATAAGGTATATGCTTatacttctctttcatttttttgtaagcCTCAGTCTAAGCATGAAAATGGGATTCTcaaatgaaagattttaattccttttcGTATCCATTAAGgtttatgaaattaaaattaaaccatTGATAATTTGTTATAAATTGTCTTATTTAGTTGTTCAAAGTGGGAAAAGAAATTTCATCATATACCTCATTTACAAAAcaccaaatatttcaaaattcagcCACACACAATGGGCCACCTTTGCGTATGGACAGTAAGTGAAATCACCCGATAGTTTTTTCCAAACAAGTCCACCTGCTGTTTTTTAATGAACTCTATCAATCAACTAGCTGGAACCAGAGGTGCTTGTGTCATCACTGGATGGATCCAGCACCTTGTTCACCGTGGTCACCGCTCGTGACTACAGGGCAGACGGTCCTGCAATCCCATCATGGCCTCAGCTGGAGACTGAAGACTGCTGGAGGGTTGCCAGTACAGAGGAATCCCCTTGGATTGCATCTCCTATGTCCATGCTTCCCAAATGGGCACACACAGGTGGGCTCGATGCAGCCCTTGCTGCCAGGTCAGGAGAGTGAGTGTCTGGAATAACTCTTATTTCAACCTTAAAATCTTATCATTCAGGTTAGTGCAAGAGAGCAAGGTCTTCACAGTGTAAATATTTAGAGATCTGTCTCCCATATATTTCTTCAGACAGGAAACAAGAAGCCTTGTTGCCACCACAGATTCTCCAAGGATACCAGAAGCagcagtattttaatattttctttctttggttccTTTACTATTTGACACAGTTGTATGCGTTCATCCTAGCATAtgcagtagggtttttttgtctttgtactGCATAATTATAAAGCCAACAAACAGGAATACTATGGGGTTTTACTCAAGACCGTCAGAATCATGGCAAATCGGTTTGATGTGTGTTTTAAATCCTGTGTGACTgcttcataaataattttttgaaaactttaatgaaaagaatttttttatgatctGAAGCTGCCATTGTTAGTTTAGACAGGAGGCTTTTCTGTGTTCGTTAATATTGCTGACTGTAGGCTCTAAGTTGCTTTACAAAGATGTAtgcaatgtttttcttccttcttagaGAAGCACTCATAAGAAAATTCTCACCTTTCAGCTCTGAAAAAGTTGTAAttctgcttctgcattttcttaGAAAGTTCAAGTCAAGTCTTgatcttcctttcttgttttgtttttagttgGCTGGTTAGTTGGTTGATTGGGTTTACTGACTGATTCCAAAACGCctactgaaacatttttcagtcCTTATTTTAATTCTTATGAAATAATGTTGAACTTTTTGGAAAGGGAAGTTTTCTCGCAAGTTCTTCTTAAATAAATGCTTGCAGAAATAGACAATTCtagcaatctttaaaaaaatctgcttccttTAGACTAGTCATGTCTACTCCAATGCCAATATACTCAAAACCATATCTTTCTAGATAATCGGGAAGAGTTGGTTTAAAATGCTTATTATACCTGCACTTGGGGAAGGTGGCCAGGTAGGTTGTCTTGGCTTTTTATGGggatttgtcctggtttcggctgggatgatagagttaattttctttctagtagctggtacagtgttatgttttggatttagaatgagaataatgttgataacacactgatgttttcagttgttgctaggtagtgtttatacttaaagtcagggatttttcagcttctcatgcccagccagcaagattTTATGAAAGACTTCTGGGCTTCTAGAAGCTTTATCATCACTTTAACTTTCAACTGTATAGACTATAGGTGTATAGGCTGTGTGCCCTGTATTGCAGGAGCAAGGGTTAAAACCAGCCCGTGGCCGATGCATTACCACCTAAAAGTCCACCATGATTTTATCACTGTTATCATTGTGCTCTCCTTTACTT
Above is a genomic segment from Accipiter gentilis chromosome 13, bAccGen1.1, whole genome shotgun sequence containing:
- the TSC22D1 gene encoding TSC22 domain family protein 1 isoform X9: MAHPAMFPRRGSSSSSGSSCVTAPTAPGTGVGSAALSAEDYQPPLLVQPPPPSPAASSSAGPQPTPPPPQSLNLLSQSQLQPQPLAQTGAQMKKKSGFQITSVTPAQISASMSSNNSIAEDTESYDDLDESHTEDLSSSEILDVSLSRATDLGEPERSSSEETLNNFQEAETPGAVSPNQPHIPQQHAPLPHHPQQSVVINGSVHPHHVHHHHHLHHHHHGHHHPSHPGVGSAPISGGPPPSPSFRKLSTTGSSDNVISTAPVSAASSTGSPAPVVSNIRTTSTPGNLGVSPATGTSTLNNMGGGSSSVASSMLGTINLSNITSTGNVNALSGTSSNVNILSGVGNGTSASSSVINNVTNPAAGMAVGSSQQQPASGTSRFRVVKLDSSSEPFKKGRWTCTEFYDKENTVAVSEGVAVNKAVETIKQNPLEVTSERESTSGSSVSSNVSTLSHYTESVGSGEMGAPTVVQQQAFQGVGPQQMDFSSAAPPAIPASSIPQSVSQSQLAQVQLHSQEVNYPQQKPGVQPPAQASLTTVTGVQPAPVNILGVSPSLGHQQPAIQSMAQQQLPYSQPAQTLPVVQQQQLQYGQQQQQQQQTVPTQMAAGHVKPVNQNSVTGAMPDYIQHQQILQTPAPAMQPSSAGVGAGQPVPVAQAQSMQPSVQAHPAAAPAQPVAHAPAAIPGVGTSGQMLNVGQQGSVAAVVQPPSAANQIPPPVMPSTAAPPSSQVVQPVQTGIMQQGLQASASGLPQQMVIAQQNTLLPVQPQAQGVESVVQGMTGQQLPAVSPIPSASTVPAPSQAGSAVPPGIPSASIGLGQPQSMAQASAVQNGNLAQSVSQPPLISTSIGMPVAQSVPQQIPLSSTQFPAQSLAQSIVSQTEDGRRPTEPSLVGLPQAASGESGVGASAVSDGGSSNMPSSASLFPLKVLPLTTPLGVDGEDER
- the TSC22D1 gene encoding TSC22 domain family protein 1 isoform X5 translates to MAHPAMFPRRGSSSSSGSSCVTAPTAPGTGVGSAALSAEDYQPPLLVQPPPPSPAASSSAGPQPTPPPPQSLNLLSQSQLQPQPLAQTGAQMKKKSGFQITSVTPAQISASMSSNNSIAEDTESYDDLDESHTEDLSSSEILDVSLSRATDLGEPERSSSEETLNNFQEAETPGAVSPNQPHIPQQHAPLPHHPQQSVVINGSVHPHHVHHHHHLHHHHHGHHHPSHPGVGSAPISGGPPPSPSFRKLSTTGSSDNVISTAPVSAASSTGSPAPVVSNIRTTSTPGNLGVSPATGTSTLNNMGGGSSSVASSMLGTINLSNITSTGNVNALSGTSSNVNILSGVGNGTSASSSVINNVTNPAAGMAVGSSQQQPASGTSRFRVVKLDSSSEPFKKGRWTCTEFYDKENTVAVSEGVAVNKAVETIKQNPLEVTSERESTSGSSVSSNVSTLSHYTESVGSGEMGAPTVVQQQAFQGVGPQQMDFSSAAPPAIPASSIPQSVSQSQLAQVQLHSQEVNYPQQKPGVQPPAQASLTTVTGVQPAPVNILGVSPSLGHQQPAIQSMAQQQLPYSQPAQTLPVVQQQQLQYGQQQQQQQQTVPTQMAAGHVKPVNQNSVTGAMPDYIQHQQILQTPAPAMQPSSAGVGAGQPVPVAQAQSMQPSVQAHPAAAPAQPVAHAPAAIPGVGTSGQMLNVGQQGSVAAVVQPPSAANQIPPPVMPSTAAPPSSQVVQPVQTGIMQQGLQASASGLPQQMVIAQQNTLLPVQPQAQGVESVVQGMTGQQLPAVSPIPSASTVPAPSQAGSAVPPGIPSASIGLGQPQSMAQASAVQNGNLAQSVSQPPLISTSIGMPVAQSVPQQIPLSSTQFPAQSLAQSIVSQTEDGRRPTEPSLVGLPQAASGESGVGASAVSDGGSSNMPSSASLFPLKVLPLTTPLGVDGEDESLSASLSWKYGVPASAYGFILFPAAHKSKEPV
- the TSC22D1 gene encoding TSC22 domain family protein 1 isoform X4 — its product is MAHPAMFPRRGSSSSSGSSCVTAPTAPGTGVGSAALSAEDYQPPLLVQPPPPSPAASSSAGPQPTPPPPQSLNLLSQSQLQPQPLAQTGAQMKKKSGFQITSVTPAQISASMSSNNSIAEDTESYDDLDESHTEDLSSSEILDVSLSRATDLGEPERSSSEETLNNFQEAETPGAVSPNQPHIPQQHAPLPHHPQQSVVINGSVHPHHVHHHHHLHHHHHGHHHPSHPGVGSAPISGGPPPSPSFRKLSTTGSSDNVISTAPVSAASSTGSPAPVVSNIRTTSTPGNLGVSPATGTSTLNNMGGGSSSVASSMLGTINLSNITSTGNVNALSGTSSNVNILSGVGNGTSASSSVINNVTNPAAGMAVGSSQQQPASGTSRFRVVKLDSSSEPFKKGRWTCTEFYDKENTVAVSEGVAVNKAVETIKQNPLEVTSERESTSGSSVSSNVSTLSHYTESVGSGEMGAPTVVQQQAFQGVGPQQMDFSSAAPPAIPASSIPQSVSQSQLAQVQLHSQEVNYPQQKPGVQPPAQASLTTVTGVQPAPVNILGVSPSLGHQQPAIQSMAQQQLPYSQPAQTLPVVQQQQLQYGQQQQQQQQTVPTQMAAGHVKPVNQNSVTGAMPDYIQHQQILQTPAPAMQPSSAGVGAGQPVPVAQAQSMQPSVQAHPAAAPAQPVAHAPAAIPGVGTSGQMLNVGQQGSVAAVVQPPSAANQIPPPVMPSTAAPPSSQVVQPVQTGIMQQGLQASASGLPQQMVIAQQNTLLPVQPQAQGVESVVQGMTGQQLPAVSPIPSASTVPAPSQAGSAVPPGIPSASIGLGQPQSMAQASAVQNGNLAQSVSQPPLISTSIGMPVAQSVPQQIPLSSTQFPAQSLAQSIVSQTEDGRRPTEPSLVGLPQAASGESGVGASAVSDGGSSNMPSSASLFPLKVLPLTTPLGVDGEDESSTGCWCIDPAVGLQPARISRELPVPFLTSSISEDHQHMLFLCHHSHIFFLLQLEGSHHSLHLSLSASLSWKYGVPASAYGFILFPAAHKSKEPV